In Lepidochelys kempii isolate rLepKem1 chromosome 10, rLepKem1.hap2, whole genome shotgun sequence, a single window of DNA contains:
- the LOC140918433 gene encoding glucagon receptor-like — protein MKGVFCSLYSWMLVHLAWMCLLSSMQHCRAKVLEKTFEEWMRYRDECLKKLANDPYPTGLYCNRTFDMYACWPDGSPGSTINVSCPFYLPWFEKVKHGLVSRKCGPDGQWVMVNGTQPWRDYSQCEEEMESTMEEEGARRLMVSFKVLYTVGYSLSLLALVSALLILTIFRKLRCTRNYIHANLFASFGLRAISVIVKDALLEKRWGMEILHVSDWEALLSNEAAVGCRVAQVVMQYCILANHYWFLVEAVYLYKLLIGAVFSEKNYYTLYLYLGWGTPVVFVVPWLVAKYLKENAECWALNENMAYWWIIRIPILLASLINLLIFMRILKVILAKLRASQKGYADYKLRLAKATLTLIPLFGIHEVVFIFATDEQTTGILRYIKVFFTLFLNSFQGFLVAVLYCFANKEVKSEMKKKWQLWKLDHPALCCAQ, from the exons ATGAAGGGCGTGTTCTGCTCCTTGTACAGCTGGATGCTTGTTCACCTTGCCTGGATGTGTCTCCTTTCCTCCATGCAG CACTGCAGAGCGAAGGTTCTGGAGAAGACCTTCGAGGAGTGGATGAGATACCGGGACGAGTGCTTGAAGAAGCTGGCAAATGATCCATACCCCACAG GGCTCTACTGCAACCGGACGTTCGACATGTACGCCTGCTGGCCAGATGGGAGTCCGGGCAGCACCATCAACGTGTCCTGCCCTTTCTACCTGCCGTGGTTTGAGAAAG TGAAACATGGGTTGGTGAGCCGCAAGTGTGGGCCAGATGGGCAGTGGGTGATGGTGAATGGAACGCAGCCATGGAGGGACTACTCCCAGTGCGAGGAGGAGATGGAGTCCACCATGGAGGAG GAAGGGGCCCGCCGGCTGATGGTAAGTTTCAAGGTGCTCTACACGGTGGGATACTCGCTGTCGCTCCTGGCACTGGTCTCTGCTCTGCTCATCCTCACCATCTTCAG GAAACTCCGCTGCACCCGCAACTACATACATGCAAACCTCTTTGCCTCCTTTGGGCTGCGGGCCATCTCGGTGATTGTCAAAGACGCGCTGCTGGAGAAGCGGTGGGGCATGGAAATCCTGCATGTTTCTGACTGGGAAGCGCTGCTGAGCAACGAG GCTGCAGTTGGCTGCCGGGTGGCTCAAGTCGTGATGCAATACTGCATTCTAGCCAATCACTACTGGTTTCTGGTGGAAGCTGTCTACCTGTACAAGCTCCTGATTGGAGCGGTGTTTTCCGAGAAGAACTACTACACGCTCTACCTGTACCTAGGCTGGG GAACCCCCGTGGTGTTCGTGGTGCCGTGGCTGGTGGCCAAATACCTGAAGGAGAATGCAGA gtgctgggctctGAATGAGAACATGGCCTACTGGTGGATCATCAGGATCCCCATCCTGCTGGCGTCCCTG ATCAATCTGCTGATCTTCATGAGGATTCTCAAGGTGATCCTGGCCAAGCTGCGTGCCAGCCAGAAAGGCTATGCGGACTACAAGCTGCG GCTGGCCAAGGCCACGCTGACCCTCATCCCCCTCTTTGGGATCCACGAGGTGGTCTTCATCTTTGCCACGGACGAGCAGACCACGGGCATCCTGCGCTACATCAAAGTCTTCTTCACGCTCTTCCTCAACTCTTTTCAG GGTTTCCTGGTTGCTGTGTTGTACTGCTTTGCCAATAAAGAG GTGAAGTCAGAAATGAAGAAGAAATGGCAGCTCTGGAAGCTTGACCATCCAGCGCTCTGCTGCGCACAGTGA